A stretch of Clostridiales bacterium DNA encodes these proteins:
- the rpmA gene encoding 50S ribosomal protein L27, with protein MFKINIQLFAQKKGGGSTKNGRDSAAKRLGVKANNGQFVTAGSILMRQRGTKIHPGRNVGRGGDDTLFALIDGVVRFENLDRKRKKVSVYAQ; from the coding sequence ATGTTTAAAATAAATATCCAATTATTCGCCCAAAAGAAGGGCGGCGGAAGCACCAAAAACGGCCGCGACAGCGCGGCTAAGCGTTTGGGCGTAAAAGCCAACAACGGCCAATTTGTAACCGCAGGCAGTATCTTGATGCGCCAGCGCGGAACTAAGATTCATCCCGGCCGCAATGTAGGCAGGGGCGGCGATGACACATTGTTCGCGCTTATTGACGGCGTGGTCCGTTTTGAAAACTTGGACAGAAAAAGAAAAAAAGTTTCCGTTTACGCCCAATAA
- a CDS encoding ribosomal-processing cysteine protease Prp gives MTIVKIKKRGNSIKSVQTMGHTGYAASGEDIVCAALSSVIQTALLGLLQVAGINVLYERDDEDGYLMFELPDDITDQQAHDADVILSTMYMGIADLVESYSDYIKLEVK, from the coding sequence ATGACCATTGTCAAGATAAAAAAACGCGGCAATTCAATCAAAAGCGTGCAGACTATGGGACATACGGGGTATGCCGCAAGCGGCGAAGACATAGTATGCGCGGCGCTCTCAAGCGTGATACAAACGGCGTTGCTAGGGCTTTTGCAAGTGGCGGGAATCAATGTCTTATATGAAAGAGACGATGAAGACGGATACTTGATGTTTGAATTGCCCGACGATATAACCGACCAACAAGCGCATGACGCCGATGTGATTTTGTCAACAATGTATATGGGAATAGCCGATCTTGTGGAAAGCTATTCGGATTATATTAAGCTGGAGGTAAAATAA
- the rplU gene encoding 50S ribosomal protein L21, whose translation MYAVVDNGGHQYKVKIGDVLRIEKIKAEQGSVIDLKPILVVQDDKVLTGAEAEQKIVKAEVLGVVKGEKVTVFKYKPKKNYRKKQGHRQKYTELKILSIG comes from the coding sequence ATGTATGCGGTCGTAGATAACGGCGGACATCAATATAAGGTTAAAATAGGCGATGTTTTACGCATTGAGAAGATAAAGGCCGAACAAGGTTCTGTGATAGACCTAAAACCGATATTGGTTGTCCAAGACGACAAGGTGTTGACGGGCGCGGAAGCCGAACAAAAGATAGTAAAGGCCGAGGTTTTGGGCGTGGTTAAAGGCGAGAAGGTTACCGTTTTTAAATATAAGCCCAAGAAAAACTACCGCAAAAAGCAAGGGCACCGTCAAAAATACACTGAATTAAAAATATTAAGCATCGGTTAA